Proteins encoded together in one Anaerococcus murdochii window:
- a CDS encoding metal ABC transporter substrate-binding protein has product MKLLNKIFSLGQVFLGQKNGRRKFLTVFSIFVLILASGCSKKSKESGNKPLIYTSFYPVHDLVQMIGGDTVNVESFMPVDKMPHEWEPSPKDMKKLASCDLLVVNGANMEPWLDTVKENLPDLDILKLSDSVDLITYKGAAAIGDFQYLARLDIKAGKNKIDFGHTHEDMMRVAFIKDEGLDQKDLVKKAKEVMSQKGELVHQKSTNKVEEGKVYGIEMGHESGEVFFDFPEDGKWIFISDRVSEDLLPYNFVDTKGNFLKDEGKEVSLMEGSSSGFDKITYDPHSWISIVNAKKYLNAIQEKLIEKYPKNEKTYRKNKLKYVDQLTDIDAEYTEKFSKLDKSRKNFLTLHYAYAYLARDFDLTQYPLQGLTSLESPSLKTIKKAIDFSEYNHISTVFYEYGQNPKQAASLAEEIGGKTSPLASMEYLTKEQKDKDQSYIDLMRMNLENLYKSMVEEEK; this is encoded by the coding sequence ATGAAATTACTGAATAAGATTTTCTCCCTTGGCCAAGTATTTCTTGGCCAAAAAAATGGGAGAAGAAAATTTCTTACAGTTTTTTCTATCTTCGTTCTTATTTTGGCGAGTGGGTGTTCAAAGAAGTCTAAGGAATCTGGAAATAAACCCCTAATTTATACTTCATTTTACCCAGTCCACGACCTTGTCCAAATGATTGGCGGAGACACTGTCAATGTTGAAAGTTTCATGCCTGTAGACAAGATGCCCCACGAATGGGAACCTTCTCCCAAGGATATGAAAAAACTCGCTTCTTGCGACCTCTTGGTTGTAAATGGGGCCAACATGGAACCTTGGTTAGATACCGTAAAGGAAAACTTGCCAGACCTTGATATCCTAAAGCTTTCTGATTCTGTAGACCTTATTACCTATAAGGGTGCAGCTGCTATCGGTGATTTTCAATACCTAGCAAGGCTTGATATAAAGGCTGGCAAAAATAAGATTGACTTTGGCCACACCCATGAAGACATGATGAGGGTTGCCTTTATAAAAGATGAAGGCCTTGACCAAAAAGACTTGGTCAAAAAAGCCAAGGAAGTCATGAGCCAAAAAGGCGAGCTAGTCCATCAAAAATCTACCAACAAAGTAGAAGAAGGCAAAGTTTACGGTATTGAAATGGGCCACGAATCCGGCGAGGTGTTTTTTGATTTCCCTGAAGATGGCAAGTGGATATTTATATCCGATAGGGTTAGTGAGGACTTGCTCCCTTATAATTTCGTAGACACTAAGGGCAATTTCTTAAAGGATGAGGGCAAAGAAGTCTCTCTTATGGAAGGCTCTTCATCAGGTTTTGACAAAATTACCTATGACCCTCACTCTTGGATTTCCATAGTAAATGCCAAGAAATACCTCAACGCCATCCAAGAAAAATTGATTGAAAAATATCCAAAAAACGAAAAAACTTATAGAAAAAATAAACTAAAATATGTAGACCAACTGACAGATATAGACGCAGAATACACAGAAAAATTCTCCAAGCTAGATAAGTCTAGGAAAAATTTCCTAACTTTACACTATGCTTACGCCTATCTGGCTAGAGACTTTGACCTTACCCAGTACCCTCTCCAAGGCCTAACAAGTCTTGAAAGCCCAAGTCTTAAGACAATCAAAAAGGCTATAGATTTTTCGGAATATAACCATATTTCAACAGTCTTTTACGAATATGGGCAAAACCCAAAACAGGCCGCTTCCCTTGCCGAAGAGATAGGCGGAAAAACTTCTCCCCTTGCCTCTATGGAATATTTGACCAAAGAGCAAAAGGATAAGGACCAATCTTATATTGATCTTATGAGAATGAATCTTGAAAATCTCTACAAGTCTATGGTCGAGGAGGAAAAATGA
- a CDS encoding ZinT/AdcA family metal-binding protein: MKNNKKIALTALLSLGLILAACQKDAADTKTKEDTKAETKVEETAKDEKPAENEKPAEEAEQASIADWEGEWNNMGGYLEKAEIQDAFKTLAEKEKTDEASAKEAYLKKRKCDFGGLEIKGDHIKFLKEFPDAKGEVIGEADYTYKEKIEVEHGGHKLEWDVFEAKSEDAPYKVLLMMPIHGEESLTHFHMRYGDDKDSLLKEEGWYPTFVKPSSTDQQIIDEITE; encoded by the coding sequence ATGAAAAACAATAAAAAAATTGCATTAACAGCCCTACTTTCTCTAGGTCTTATCCTAGCAGCTTGCCAAAAAGACGCAGCTGATACAAAAACAAAGGAAGATACTAAGGCTGAAACAAAGGTTGAAGAAACAGCTAAGGACGAAAAACCTGCTGAAAATGAAAAACCTGCTGAAGAAGCTGAACAAGCAAGCATAGCTGACTGGGAAGGCGAATGGAATAACATGGGTGGTTACCTAGAAAAAGCTGAAATCCAAGACGCTTTCAAAACTCTAGCTGAAAAAGAAAAAACAGACGAAGCTAGTGCCAAAGAAGCTTATCTCAAAAAGAGAAAATGTGACTTCGGTGGACTTGAGATTAAAGGTGACCATATTAAATTCTTAAAAGAATTCCCAGATGCTAAGGGCGAAGTTATCGGTGAAGCTGATTATACCTATAAAGAAAAAATAGAAGTAGAACACGGTGGTCACAAGCTTGAATGGGACGTATTTGAAGCAAAGAGCGAAGATGCTCCTTACAAGGTTCTCCTAATGATGCCTATCCACGGTGAAGAAAGTCTAACCCACTTCCACATGAGATATGGTGATGACAAGGATAGCCTTCTTAAGGAAGAAGGCTGGTACCCAACATTTGTAAAACCATCTTCAACTGACCAACAAATTATAGATGAAATTACTGAATAA
- the guaB gene encoding IMP dehydrogenase, with amino-acid sequence MKIIGDGFTFDDLLLVPGPSEVLPNQVDIKTNLTKKIKLNIPLMSASMDTVTEYEMAIAMARQGGIGIIHKNMSIEEQAAQVDRVKRSEHGVITDPFYLHPYNNLGDALDIMAHYRISGVPIVDDNMYLKGILTNRDVRFQDDESVLIDDIMTKDNLILGHEGISMEDAIKKMESGKVEKLPIVDDEGKLKGLITIKDIEKTRQYPDSARDDKDRLLVGAGVGITADMMERVDALVGAKVDVIALDTAHGHSKGVMEAVKKIKAKYPDLQVIAGNIATGEAARDLIEAGVDCVKVGIGPGSICTTRVVTGVGVPQISAIVDCVEVAKEYGIPVIADGGIKYSGDITKALACGANVIMAGSLFAGTEESPGETIMFEGKQFKEYRGMGSLASMKSGSSDRYFQNDTKKFVPEGVEGRVAYKGLVGDVVYQLLGGLRSGMGYVGAANLKELYEKSKFVKISPASLVENHPHDIQITRESPNYTKK; translated from the coding sequence ATGAAAATTATCGGCGACGGCTTTACTTTTGATGACCTACTTCTAGTACCAGGCCCATCTGAAGTTTTGCCAAATCAAGTAGATATCAAAACAAACTTAACAAAGAAAATTAAGCTTAATATTCCATTAATGTCAGCATCAATGGATACTGTCACAGAATACGAAATGGCAATTGCCATGGCCAGACAAGGCGGCATCGGTATTATCCACAAGAATATGTCAATAGAAGAGCAAGCTGCCCAAGTTGACAGGGTTAAGAGAAGCGAACACGGAGTTATAACCGATCCTTTCTATCTACACCCATACAACAACCTTGGCGATGCCCTTGATATTATGGCCCATTACAGGATTTCAGGCGTGCCAATAGTTGATGATAATATGTACTTAAAGGGAATTTTAACCAACAGGGATGTAAGGTTCCAAGATGACGAAAGCGTCCTAATTGATGACATCATGACAAAAGATAACTTAATCCTAGGCCACGAAGGCATCAGCATGGAAGATGCCATTAAGAAAATGGAATCTGGTAAGGTTGAAAAACTCCCAATTGTCGATGACGAAGGCAAACTCAAAGGCCTCATCACCATCAAAGATATAGAAAAAACCAGACAATATCCAGATTCAGCAAGAGATGACAAGGACAGACTCCTAGTTGGTGCTGGTGTTGGTATTACAGCCGATATGATGGAAAGGGTTGACGCCCTTGTTGGCGCAAAAGTTGACGTAATTGCCCTTGATACTGCCCACGGCCATTCCAAAGGCGTAATGGAAGCTGTTAAGAAAATCAAGGCCAAATACCCAGACCTCCAAGTAATTGCCGGCAACATTGCAACAGGCGAAGCCGCTAGAGATTTAATTGAGGCTGGCGTTGACTGTGTTAAAGTCGGAATTGGTCCTGGTTCAATTTGTACAACCAGGGTTGTAACAGGTGTTGGTGTCCCACAAATATCTGCCATTGTCGACTGCGTGGAAGTTGCCAAAGAATACGGCATACCAGTAATAGCAGACGGTGGTATTAAATATTCTGGTGATATAACAAAGGCCCTAGCTTGTGGTGCCAACGTAATCATGGCAGGATCTCTCTTCGCAGGTACTGAAGAAAGTCCAGGAGAGACAATCATGTTTGAAGGTAAGCAATTTAAAGAATACCGCGGCATGGGTTCTCTCGCAAGCATGAAATCAGGCTCATCTGACAGATATTTCCAAAATGACACTAAAAAATTCGTACCAGAAGGCGTTGAAGGCCGAGTTGCCTACAAGGGTCTTGTCGGCGATGTTGTCTACCAACTTTTAGGCGGACTAAGATCTGGTATGGGCTATGTAGGAGCGGCTAACCTCAAAGAACTTTACGAAAAATCAAAATTCGTAAAAATCTCCCCAGCTTCCCTAGTAGAAAACCACCCACACGATATTCAAATTACAAGAGAATCTCCAAACTATACAAAGAAATAG
- the ahpF gene encoding alkyl hydroperoxide reductase subunit F, with protein MLDNNLKNQLAQYFDLLKTEVTIGLSAHNDENSKKVREFVEEVVALSDKISLVEKDLPLSPSFEIKGSFDHGRIIFAGLPLGHEFASFALAMLQAGGIEPKIDDTDKKRIASLGRADFETIVSLSCHNCPDVVQALNIMAILNPNINHTMIEGGTFQDLAESRDVLAVPAIFKDGEFFEGGKQSLGSLLDKLGTKVDKGDFDNKGVFDTLIIGGGPAAATAAIYAARKGIKTRLVASEFGGQVNETLSIENIPGFKYTEGPDFMVQMKDQVTSLDVDLMTGVLADGIKSVDGKVEVSLDNGAKLFAKTAIIATGARWRLIGIPGETEFRNKGVAYCTHCDGPLFKGKNVAVIGGGNSGIEAAIDLAGIVKHVTVLEFLPELKADAILQKKLKSLPNVTVITNAQTTGLYGQGRVERLEYTDRVSGEENKLDIAGCFIQVGLIPNTEWLDGSGIDLNKMGEITTTNDGSTNVERIYAAGDATDTKFKQIVIAAGTGATAALGAYNYLMVNE; from the coding sequence ATGTTAGATAATAATCTAAAAAACCAGTTGGCCCAATATTTTGACCTCTTGAAAACAGAGGTCACTATTGGGCTTTCTGCTCATAATGACGAAAATTCCAAAAAAGTTAGAGAATTTGTTGAGGAGGTTGTGGCTCTTTCTGATAAGATTAGCCTTGTTGAAAAAGACCTCCCACTTAGTCCATCTTTTGAAATCAAGGGATCTTTTGACCATGGCAGGATAATCTTTGCAGGCCTTCCTCTTGGCCACGAGTTTGCATCCTTTGCCCTTGCAATGCTTCAAGCTGGCGGCATTGAGCCAAAGATTGATGACACCGACAAAAAAAGAATAGCATCCCTTGGTAGGGCAGATTTTGAAACCATAGTTTCCCTTTCTTGCCACAACTGCCCAGACGTAGTCCAAGCCCTAAATATCATGGCGATTTTAAATCCAAATATAAACCATACCATGATCGAAGGTGGTACCTTCCAAGATTTGGCAGAATCAAGAGACGTTCTCGCTGTTCCTGCTATTTTTAAGGACGGAGAATTTTTCGAAGGCGGCAAGCAATCCCTAGGAAGTTTATTAGATAAACTTGGAACTAAGGTCGATAAGGGCGATTTTGATAATAAAGGAGTTTTTGATACCCTAATTATCGGTGGCGGTCCAGCTGCGGCTACAGCTGCAATTTACGCAGCTAGAAAAGGAATCAAAACAAGACTTGTTGCCAGCGAATTTGGTGGACAAGTCAATGAGACCTTGTCTATAGAAAATATTCCTGGATTTAAATACACAGAAGGACCTGATTTTATGGTCCAAATGAAAGATCAGGTGACAAGCCTTGATGTTGACCTAATGACAGGTGTCCTTGCAGATGGAATAAAATCTGTGGACGGAAAGGTAGAAGTAAGCCTTGATAATGGAGCTAAGCTCTTTGCAAAAACTGCAATAATTGCAACTGGCGCTAGGTGGAGACTAATCGGTATCCCTGGTGAAACCGAGTTTAGAAACAAGGGAGTTGCCTATTGCACCCACTGTGACGGCCCACTCTTTAAGGGCAAAAACGTCGCTGTAATCGGTGGCGGAAACTCTGGTATAGAGGCAGCTATAGACCTAGCAGGTATTGTAAAACACGTTACAGTCCTTGAATTTTTGCCAGAACTAAAGGCAGATGCGATTTTACAAAAGAAATTAAAATCACTTCCTAATGTGACAGTCATTACAAACGCTCAAACAACTGGTCTTTACGGCCAAGGCAGGGTTGAAAGACTCGAATATACAGACAGGGTAAGTGGTGAGGAAAACAAGCTTGATATAGCAGGTTGCTTTATCCAAGTCGGCCTCATTCCAAATACCGAATGGCTAGACGGTTCAGGCATCGACCTAAATAAGATGGGAGAAATCACCACTACAAACGATGGATCTACAAACGTCGAAAGAATCTACGCCGCAGGTGATGCCACAGATACTAAATTTAAGCAAATCGTAATCGCCGCTGGCACAGGAGCCACAGCAGCTCTTGGAGCCTATAACTACCTAATGGTAAATGAATAA
- the ahpC gene encoding alkyl hydroperoxide reductase subunit C: protein MALIGKTLPEFKLDAYNPAKEEFVTVTNEDLKGSYTVLIFYPADFTFVCPTELEDMQESYAELKALGAEVYSVSVDTHFVHKAWHDNSEAIGKIEYTMIGDSNKELTRELGLLDESGKAHRATLVIDPENVIQTIEINADGIGRKANVNINKVKAAKYVASHPGEACPAKWESEADATLTPGLDLVGKI from the coding sequence ATGGCTTTAATAGGAAAAACATTACCAGAATTTAAACTTGATGCTTACAATCCAGCTAAAGAAGAATTTGTAACAGTAACTAACGAGGACTTAAAGGGTTCTTATACAGTTCTTATCTTCTACCCAGCTGACTTTACTTTTGTTTGCCCAACAGAACTTGAAGATATGCAAGAATCATACGCAGAACTAAAGGCTCTTGGCGCTGAGGTTTATTCAGTTTCTGTGGATACTCATTTTGTTCACAAGGCTTGGCACGATAATTCTGAAGCTATTGGCAAAATCGAGTACACAATGATTGGTGATTCTAATAAAGAACTTACAAGAGAACTTGGCCTACTTGACGAATCAGGCAAGGCTCACAGGGCGACCCTTGTTATTGACCCAGAAAATGTTATCCAAACTATAGAAATCAACGCTGATGGTATAGGTAGAAAAGCTAATGTAAATATAAACAAAGTTAAGGCTGCAAAATACGTTGCAAGCCACCCAGGTGAAGCTTGCCCAGCTAAATGGGAAAGCGAAGCTGACGCAACACTTACACCAGGACTAGACCTAGTAGGTAAAATCTAA
- a CDS encoding flavocytochrome c, whose protein sequence is MTNKKRISLALALLLGLSSFTACQKSEEKPAEEKAQEEKADEADKKEAKPENEGKKEGEKTDGKFEATGPGYGGDIKVAVDLKDGKIENIEILDNLESAGVGKVAMPIVADRIKKGQSVNVDSVTGATASSKGLMLAVTNALKEAKIDDKFKEEYKEDREYPSELDADVVILGGGGAGLAAAVEAVEKGSSVIVVEKNGYVGGNTILSGGIYNAPDPENQKAQGIEDSNELFFKQTFEAGDEVANPELVKTMTDNAYDGLVWLKKLGTKFEDKIIQGAGSLYPRTHQAVKPNGTGLIEAYEENLNGKENYKLLTETTAKKILMDGDKVSGVVCENHDGSELKIKANKAVIISTGGFAKNAEMVVEYKDAEKWPNLDENTISTNLDSIRGDGITMGKEVGADLVDMGLMQFLYLGIPKKGQITGLVDLGAEKTLFVNKEGKRFVREDGRRDVICKAIFDQTDGEMWLIHSSDALDFDTEKTIEGKDFKTVLENGEFGWVKGDTLEELAEKMNVPYENLKETIDQYNKAVDDKKDEFGRENLTIKFEKGPFVGVPRVPSLHHTMGGLRIDKDCHVLNKDGNVIKGLYAAGEVTGGIHGANRVGGNAIVDTVVFGRIAGQNAADEK, encoded by the coding sequence ATGACTAACAAGAAAAGGATTTCATTAGCTTTAGCTTTACTTCTAGGGCTGTCTAGTTTTACAGCTTGCCAAAAATCAGAAGAAAAGCCTGCTGAAGAAAAAGCACAAGAAGAAAAAGCAGACGAAGCTGATAAGAAGGAAGCAAAGCCTGAAAATGAAGGCAAAAAAGAGGGCGAAAAAACTGATGGAAAGTTCGAAGCTACTGGTCCAGGCTATGGTGGAGATATAAAAGTAGCTGTGGACTTAAAGGATGGAAAGATAGAAAATATAGAAATTCTTGACAACCTAGAATCAGCTGGCGTAGGAAAGGTAGCCATGCCAATAGTTGCAGATAGGATTAAAAAGGGTCAATCTGTAAATGTTGATTCTGTTACAGGAGCTACAGCTTCATCAAAGGGGCTTATGCTCGCAGTTACCAATGCTTTAAAAGAAGCCAAAATAGATGATAAGTTCAAAGAAGAATATAAGGAGGACAGAGAATATCCAAGTGAACTTGACGCTGATGTAGTAATCCTAGGTGGCGGTGGTGCTGGTCTAGCTGCTGCTGTTGAAGCTGTAGAAAAGGGCTCATCAGTAATAGTAGTTGAGAAAAATGGATATGTAGGTGGAAATACTATCCTATCTGGTGGTATATATAATGCACCAGATCCAGAAAATCAAAAAGCTCAAGGCATAGAAGATTCAAATGAATTATTCTTTAAGCAAACATTCGAAGCAGGGGATGAAGTAGCAAACCCAGAATTAGTAAAAACCATGACAGACAATGCTTATGATGGTCTTGTATGGTTAAAGAAACTTGGAACTAAGTTTGAAGATAAGATAATTCAAGGAGCTGGCTCCCTCTATCCAAGAACCCACCAAGCTGTAAAACCTAATGGAACAGGACTGATAGAAGCTTACGAAGAAAACCTAAATGGCAAAGAAAATTATAAACTTTTAACAGAAACAACAGCTAAAAAGATTTTGATGGATGGCGATAAGGTAAGCGGAGTAGTTTGTGAAAACCATGATGGATCAGAATTAAAAATAAAGGCAAACAAGGCGGTCATAATTTCTACTGGTGGTTTTGCTAAAAATGCAGAAATGGTTGTAGAATACAAAGATGCAGAAAAATGGCCAAACTTAGATGAAAATACTATATCTACAAACCTTGATTCTATAAGAGGTGATGGTATTACCATGGGCAAGGAAGTTGGAGCTGACCTAGTAGACATGGGTCTAATGCAATTTTTATACTTAGGAATACCAAAGAAAGGTCAAATAACTGGACTTGTAGATTTAGGTGCAGAAAAAACCTTATTTGTAAATAAAGAAGGCAAGAGATTTGTCAGAGAAGATGGTAGGAGAGATGTAATCTGTAAGGCAATATTTGATCAAACTGATGGAGAAATGTGGTTAATACATTCATCAGATGCACTTGATTTTGATACAGAAAAAACCATAGAAGGCAAAGATTTCAAAACAGTATTAGAAAATGGTGAATTCGGATGGGTTAAGGGTGATACCCTAGAGGAATTAGCTGAAAAGATGAATGTTCCTTATGAGAACTTAAAAGAAACCATAGACCAATACAATAAAGCGGTTGATGATAAAAAAGATGAATTTGGCCGTGAGAACCTAACAATTAAATTTGAAAAAGGCCCATTTGTAGGTGTACCTAGAGTTCCATCCCTACACCATACAATGGGAGGATTGAGAATTGATAAAGATTGCCACGTACTAAATAAAGATGGCAATGTTATAAAAGGTCTTTATGCTGCTGGGGAAGTAACTGGAGGCATCCATGGAGCCAACAGAGTTGGTGGAAACGCTATAGTAGATACAGTTGTATTCGGTAGAATAGCAGGACAAAATGCTGCTGATGAGAAATAA
- a CDS encoding DMT family transporter — protein MLKNKKNAIIFSIFAMLLWGSAIPTIKTTYAELAINPLDTGAKILIAGMRFFMAGLITFIYLGLFNKEKIKRNEINWKFIIFIGIIQTFIQYIFYYIGLSHIAGVKSSIIQASNSFIVVIFSLLLLPGDKINKNMIIALILGTAGIIITNMGKAGGDAGFKLTGDGFILMSTTVNALCTVLIRKYGQKENSYFLMAMQFIIGATLMIITGLILRDGNLHFNLKAIILLLYAAFISATAFTIWTLVLKYHSAGEFGIYKLFVPLFGSILSVLTLGEAFTTNLAIGMVLVLSGSLILNLNKAS, from the coding sequence TTGTTAAAAAATAAGAAAAACGCGATTATATTTTCAATTTTCGCCATGCTTTTGTGGGGATCAGCCATTCCTACAATAAAAACCACCTATGCCGAATTGGCCATCAACCCATTAGATACAGGTGCAAAAATTCTCATAGCAGGCATGAGGTTTTTTATGGCGGGACTTATTACCTTTATATATTTAGGCCTTTTCAATAAGGAAAAAATAAAGAGAAATGAAATAAATTGGAAATTTATTATTTTTATAGGCATCATCCAGACTTTTATCCAATATATTTTCTATTATATAGGCCTCTCCCACATAGCAGGAGTCAAATCGTCTATAATTCAGGCTTCAAACTCCTTTATTGTTGTGATTTTCTCCCTCCTCTTGCTGCCTGGGGATAAAATTAATAAAAATATGATTATTGCCCTGATCCTCGGCACAGCAGGTATTATCATCACAAACATGGGAAAAGCTGGCGGAGATGCTGGTTTTAAGCTAACTGGCGATGGCTTTATCCTAATGTCTACAACGGTTAACGCCCTTTGCACAGTGCTTATAAGAAAATACGGCCAAAAGGAAAATTCCTACTTCCTCATGGCCATGCAATTTATTATCGGGGCGACTTTGATGATAATAACAGGTCTTATCCTAAGAGATGGAAATCTTCACTTTAACCTCAAGGCTATTATTTTATTACTTTACGCCGCCTTCATTTCGGCAACCGCCTTTACTATTTGGACACTTGTGCTTAAATACCATTCTGCTGGAGAGTTTGGAATTTACAAACTTTTTGTGCCGCTTTTTGGCTCTATCCTTTCTGTCCTAACCCTTGGTGAAGCTTTTACTACTAACCTCGCAATCGGAATGGTTTTAGTCTTATCAGGTTCTCTGATTTTAAATTTGAATAAGGCCTCTTAG
- a CDS encoding L-cysteine desulfidase family protein yields MDFCELLLEKMVPAYGCTEPVALALAASRAKDLLGENPRKIHATLSGNIIKNANSVKVPGTEGRKGIEISLAVGAFLGDYRKKLEVISGIDKSKLAYMDELLTKGLVDVSLDHDKVGLYIDISMEGESSRSEVIISDHHTNIVYESKNNQVILDKRCEKRAEDPSKELNFDRIYDFAKNGDYSRLVDILDKEIAYNYAIAKEGMENPWGANIGKILLSEANGKPIEKYIAYAAAGSDARMAGCEKPVVINSGSGNQGGTVSVPIILYCEDNNCSRDSLYRGLIFANLIALYIKEGIGELSAYCGVVSAGAAAIAGLAFVKNEDKEIIKSTIINALATNSGLLCDGAKESCAAKIASSLKVANMAYIQAKTGNTFKSGDGIVSDDIDKMIERVGNIAQKGMRETDRVILNEMINK; encoded by the coding sequence ATGGATTTTTGTGAACTTTTACTAGAAAAAATGGTCCCTGCCTATGGGTGCACGGAGCCAGTTGCCCTTGCCTTGGCAGCTAGCAGAGCCAAAGATCTTTTGGGAGAAAATCCCAGAAAAATCCACGCCACCCTATCGGGAAATATAATAAAAAACGCCAACAGTGTAAAAGTGCCAGGAACAGAGGGGAGAAAGGGAATAGAAATTTCCTTGGCTGTTGGAGCTTTTCTGGGAGATTATAGGAAAAAATTAGAGGTGATTTCTGGCATAGACAAGTCAAAGCTCGCCTACATGGACGAACTGCTCACAAAGGGTCTAGTTGATGTTTCTTTAGACCACGATAAGGTAGGGCTTTATATTGATATATCAATGGAAGGGGAGTCTTCTAGGTCGGAAGTTATCATAAGTGATCACCACACAAATATTGTCTATGAGAGCAAAAATAACCAAGTAATCCTTGATAAAAGATGCGAAAAAAGAGCGGAAGATCCTAGTAAGGAATTGAATTTCGATAGGATTTATGATTTTGCAAAAAATGGTGACTATTCAAGGCTTGTAGACATCCTTGATAAGGAAATCGCCTATAATTATGCCATAGCCAAGGAAGGCATGGAAAATCCTTGGGGAGCTAATATCGGGAAAATTTTGTTATCAGAAGCAAATGGAAAACCAATAGAAAAATACATAGCCTATGCAGCAGCGGGATCTGATGCCCGTATGGCAGGTTGCGAAAAGCCTGTTGTGATAAATTCAGGCTCGGGAAACCAAGGGGGGACAGTGTCAGTTCCTATAATTTTATATTGTGAGGATAATAATTGTAGCAGAGATTCGCTCTACAGGGGATTGATTTTTGCTAATCTAATCGCCCTTTATATCAAAGAAGGCATTGGTGAACTTTCTGCCTATTGTGGAGTTGTTTCTGCAGGAGCGGCCGCCATTGCTGGCCTTGCCTTTGTCAAAAATGAAGATAAGGAAATAATAAAATCCACCATCATAAACGCCCTAGCAACTAATTCTGGCCTTTTATGTGACGGAGCCAAGGAGTCTTGTGCAGCCAAAATCGCATCAAGTTTGAAAGTCGCAAATATGGCCTATATCCAAGCCAAAACGGGAAATACCTTTAAAAGCGGAGATGGAATAGTAAGTGATGATATTGACAAAATGATAGAAAGGGTTGGAAACATAGCCCAAAAAGGCATGAGAGAAACTGATAGGGTAATTTTAAATGAAATGATTAATAAATAG
- a CDS encoding glycerate kinase family protein, with the protein MKTLVGIDSIKTFENSVEIGNIFKANLSSDVEVMPFLDGGEGTVEAMQAIIKGKYKYVNVHNPLNDVITARYILKDDLAVMEMAESSGIRLLYKEELRVMESSSLGFGEMVLDGLNNGARSFYIGIGDTATNDLGMGMLYALGVRFFDEEENDLNPIAENMEKVARVDMTGLDERLRGVNIKIATSTNQTLFGENSFLEDRVYRKGASDYDTARLFKGCKHFKKVIEDTLGTGTVDMPAMGSGGGVAWALYMFFRANISKSMDFILETVDFKDLIKDKDVFILGENVDQFSGAASINVASLAKRYKKDIKIIFLQDKDGEKIENRGDFDLVYTYRLKDAYDRKDIHKEIGRLARSLDKSILTEKN; encoded by the coding sequence ATGAAAACTTTAGTAGGAATAGATTCAATAAAAACTTTTGAAAATTCAGTTGAAATCGGAAATATATTTAAGGCCAACCTTTCATCAGATGTTGAGGTCATGCCTTTTCTAGATGGAGGGGAGGGGACTGTTGAAGCCATGCAGGCCATTATCAAGGGCAAATACAAGTATGTCAACGTCCACAACCCTCTAAATGATGTTATTACAGCCAGATACATACTAAAAGACGACCTTGCCGTGATGGAGATGGCTGAGTCTTCTGGTATCAGGCTTCTTTATAAGGAAGAGCTCAGGGTTATGGAGTCATCTTCTCTTGGTTTTGGGGAAATGGTCTTAGATGGTCTTAACAACGGGGCTAGGTCCTTTTATATAGGTATTGGTGATACAGCGACTAACGACCTTGGCATGGGTATGCTCTATGCTCTTGGGGTCAGATTTTTTGACGAGGAAGAAAATGACTTAAATCCTATTGCAGAAAATATGGAAAAAGTCGCAAGGGTTGATATGACTGGCCTTGATGAAAGACTCAGAGGGGTTAATATCAAGATTGCCACATCCACCAACCAGACACTTTTTGGGGAAAATTCCTTCCTTGAAGATAGGGTTTATAGGAAAGGAGCCAGCGACTACGACACAGCCAGACTTTTCAAGGGTTGCAAGCATTTTAAAAAGGTAATTGAGGACACCTTGGGAACAGGCACTGTAGATATGCCTGCCATGGGATCTGGCGGCGGTGTTGCCTGGGCCCTTTATATGTTCTTTAGGGCAAATATTTCAAAATCAATGGACTTCATTCTTGAAACTGTCGATTTCAAAGACCTTATCAAGGACAAGGACGTATTTATCCTCGGTGAAAATGTGGATCAATTTTCAGGCGCTGCTTCTATAAATGTGGCAAGTCTTGCTAAAAGATACAAAAAAGATATCAAGATTATTTTCCTTCAAGATAAGGACGGAGAAAAGATTGAAAACAGGGGAGATTTCGACCTGGTTTATACCTACAGACTCAAAGACGCCTACGATAGAAAGGACATCCACAAGGAAATAGGAAGGCTTGCTAGGAGTCTTGACAAGTCTATTTTGACGGAAAAAAATTAG